The genomic stretch CACCAATCAATGGGAACGGCCGGTGGAACGATACGGTTGGGGAAACAATCGCGCCATCGTCCTGATGAAATCCTACGACCTCGTTCACTGGACGCATTCAGACTTCCGCGTCGACAAGGCCTTCGAGAAATTCAACGACATTGGCTGCGCGTGGGCGCCGCAGACGATTTATGACGAGGAGAAGGGCCGCATGATGGTCTATTTCACGATGCGCATGGGCGGGGTTGAAGCCTGCCATATTTATTACTCCTACACCGATGACGCATTCACGAAGCTGGAAACCACGCCCGAACGCATTTCGGGAATTGGGGGTATCGATAGCGACATCACGCGCGTCGGCGACACGTTCCATCAATTCTATGTGGCGGACGCGAAGATCCGCCATGCTGTCTCGGACAAGATCAATGACGGATACCGGGCGAAGCCGCGGCGGATCGATCCCAACACGGTCAGCACCGAAGCGCCGAACGTCTTCAAACGTCTGGGCACGGATCGCTACATTCTGATGTATGACGTTTATGGTGCGCGTCCGAACAACATGGGCTTCAGCGAAACCACGGACTTCGAAACCTTCGCGTACATCGGGCGATTTAACGAAGGCGTGATGAAGGGAACGAACTTCGACCGCCCGAAGCACGGCGCGGTCACCCATCTTACGTTGGATGAATTGAAAGCCATGGCTGATCACTGGAAGGTGGACATTAAATTGGACTGAATTGAATTCCTGAACTGTGGGTTCTATGAAGATCAAAATTCTGACAGCCGCGGTTGTTGCGCTTGCGTCCGCTGCCATTGCGCTTGATGGCACGGTTCAAATCCACGATCCCTCAACCATCGTCACGTGCGATGGCAAGTTCTACACTTACGGAACCGGGGGAGCGACTCTGGTTTCCGACGATGGCTGGACGTGGCGGCGCGGCATCACGCCTGTGCGAAGCGGAATGGCGCCAGACGCCATACAGATCGGCGACCGCTATTATCTGTATATCGCGCGGAACATCGGCGCGCAGCCCAGGGCGGACATCAACATGATCTGGAGCAAGTCTCTCGACCCGGATTCACCGGATTACAAATGGGAGGAAGGAGGCGTGGTTGCCGCATCGGACGGACTTGAAGATTGCAACGCCATCGCTCCCGGCCTTTTTCTCGATCCGAACGACGGCAAACTGTGGATGGTTTACGGTTCCTATTTTGGTTACATCCGGCTGGTCGAACTGGATCCGAGAACGGGCAAACGTGTCGATCCCAATGACAAGCCCGCGGACATTGCGATCAATTGCGAAGCGGCGATCGTGATTTATCGCGACGGCTGGTATTATTTGCTGGCGACCCACGGCAGTTGCTGCCGGGGCGCCGAATCGGGCTACAACATTCGCGTGGGCCGCGCGAAGAAAATTACGGGTCCGTATCTCGATAACGCGGGTGTGGATATGATTCTGGGTGGCGGCAAGCTGTTCGTCGGCTCTGGCGGGCGCGTGATTGGCCCCGGACATTTCGGCCTGATTGAGCTGGGCGCGGAAGTGCAGAAGTTTTCGCTTCATTATGAAGCGGACCTGGATCGCGGCGGCGCGAGTGTGCTGGACATCCGTCCGTTGTTATGGAAGGACGGCTGGCCGGTTGCAGGGGATCACTTCAAGGAAGGCACTTACCAGATTGAATCCGCACGAACGGGCACTGCGCTGGAACTGGCCGTGGAAGGGCTGCCAGTCGGCGGTCCGAGAGCGCGGCGCGCCGGACCCGGCGTTGGCGCGCCAGGCGCCCGAACGAATAACGTTGCGAGTCAAACGAACGCCGCTGGACCACGACCACCGCGGCCTGGTGGAGGTGGTGGCATGTTTGCTGGAACGGGCGTCTCGATCCCACCGCAGGAGGTCATGCAGGTCTCGACGAACTGGCCCTCCGGTAACATCCCCACCCGCATGGCCAATTATATGTGCCAGGCGCAGCAGAAATGGACCATCACGGCCGTCACCAATGCCGGCGGCTATATGGGATCGCCGTATTTCAAAATCACC from Verrucomicrobiia bacterium encodes the following:
- a CDS encoding family 43 glycosylhydrolase, with protein sequence MKIKILTAAVVALASAAIALDGTVQIHDPSTIVTCDGKFYTYGTGGATLVSDDGWTWRRGITPVRSGMAPDAIQIGDRYYLYIARNIGAQPRADINMIWSKSLDPDSPDYKWEEGGVVAASDGLEDCNAIAPGLFLDPNDGKLWMVYGSYFGYIRLVELDPRTGKRVDPNDKPADIAINCEAAIVIYRDGWYYLLATHGSCCRGAESGYNIRVGRAKKITGPYLDNAGVDMILGGGKLFVGSGGRVIGPGHFGLIELGAEVQKFSLHYEADLDRGGASVLDIRPLLWKDGWPVAGDHFKEGTYQIESARTGTALELAVEGLPVGGPRARRAGPGVGAPGARTNNVASQTNAAGPRPPRPGGGGGMFAGTGVSIPPQEVMQVSTNWPSGNIPTRMANYMCQAQQKWTITAVTNAGGYMGSPYFKITIAGTDRALAATEEFELTTVPVFSGEPHQLWRMDQLTDGTWRIMPKAVPGAKDSPAISAIGSSFATLARFNPNTDRQRWILKAP
- a CDS encoding glycoside hydrolase family 43 protein, translating into MAGVYLMIAGLLIASQQLVAQVQTAGIKIVPALEKPKNARNLEENDLAGYLFVYFKDQTHSAYFAVSRDGYNFTDLNGGQPIFDGKLLAEQKGVRDPHIARGPDGAFYLAMTDLHIAGQRHGFRTNQWERPVERYGWGNNRAIVLMKSYDLVHWTHSDFRVDKAFEKFNDIGCAWAPQTIYDEEKGRMMVYFTMRMGGVEACHIYYSYTDDAFTKLETTPERISGIGGIDSDITRVGDTFHQFYVADAKIRHAVSDKINDGYRAKPRRIDPNTVSTEAPNVFKRLGTDRYILMYDVYGARPNNMGFSETTDFETFAYIGRFNEGVMKGTNFDRPKHGAVTHLTLDELKAMADHWKVDIKLD